The Verrucomicrobium spinosum DSM 4136 = JCM 18804 DNA segment GGCCGGGGTGCAACTCACCGTGCCAACCTACGCCGTCTCTGCCGGATACTTCAGCGCGAACACCTTCGATCCCGCAGGTGCCACCACGCAGCCCGGAGACATCAACAACCAGGTGGACAACTTGATTCCCAAGTTCGACGACCTGATCACGCTGTACACCAACACCTACACCACCACGCTCGCCGCCCAGTATGCGCCTGCTGCGGTCCCGGCCACTCCGGGCACCACGCAGAAGCAGGCAGCCCATGCCGAAGCGGTGAAGGTGGTGCTGGACCAGTGCGACCTGCTCTTCACCTCCGGTTATCTGAAGGCGAAGTTCGGCAGCGCCGCCGCTCCGAACCCCCGCCAGTCCATCATTGACGGCGTCAACCTCATCGCGGCCAACAACCGGCACACGACGGATCCGACGAACTTCACCAATGATGCCCGCACCCGGGTGCGCAACCTCCTCTACCTGGCGGTCAGCGCCCCTCAGGCCATCGTTCTCAAATGACCGTGTTCCGCGTGATGTTGTTTCAAGTATCCACCAACCTTTTCCAGGCTTCCAAACATGAATCTACTGTTTCGTCGCAAAAATGAGCCCAGCCGCCGCCAGTTCCTCGTTCAGACGGGGTGCTCCGCCATGGGCATCACCAGTGTGGTGAACACGCTGGCCCACCTCAAGCTCATGCAGGGTGCGCTCAATGCGCAGTCCGGCGGCAGTGGCTACAAGGCCCTGGTCTGTGTCTTCCTCAACGGGGGCAACGACTCCAACAACATGCTGCTGCCCTTCACTGGCACCGCCCGTACCGACTATGAAGCGGGTCGCGGGGTGCTCACCATCCCCACAGCCAACGCCAATGCCGCGCTTAATGCCCTCCAGATCAATGCCACCAACGTTGCTGAAAGCGATCCGTTGGGCGGCTATCTGGGCACCTTTGGCGTACATCCAAAGTTCAACCACGTCAAAACCATGTTTGACACCGGGGAGCTGGCCTTCGTCGCGAATGTTGGCACCCTCACCCAGCCCGGTGTAACTCGCGCCAACTACGCCACGGCCTCCAAGCCTCCGCAGTTGTTTTCGCACTCGGACCAGCAGGTGCAGTGGCAGAGCTCCATCCCAGACAAGCCCTTCACCAGCGGCTGGGGCGGTCGTGTCGCGGACCTGCTCGACCCGGTGTACAACCCCACCACGGGGAATGCTTCCATGTCGGTCTCCATCTCCGGCGTGAACAGCTTCCAGGTCAGCCCCACCGGTGTGGTGGCTCCCTACGTGATGACTAGCAGCGGGGTGGTGAGCTTTGGCGGTTATGGCACGAACTACGCGAGTGCGGTGAACAACCCCAGTCTGCTCTTCCAGGCCGCCAACTACAAGACGGGTGAGCAGGGCCGACGTCTTCAGGCGTTTGAGAACATCCTGCAGATGACCCATGCCAGCCTGCTGGAGAACGCCTATAATGGTGTGGTCATGAACGCCCGTGTCACAGAAGGCATGGTGGGCACCGCCCTTCAGGGCACGGCGGGGGCCACCGCCGGCACCAGCACGCTGGACACGGTCTTCAATGACGCATTCGTGGGTTCAGGGTTTAATGCCAACAACGACTTCA contains these protein-coding regions:
- a CDS encoding DUF1501 domain-containing protein, which produces MNLLFRRKNEPSRRQFLVQTGCSAMGITSVVNTLAHLKLMQGALNAQSGGSGYKALVCVFLNGGNDSNNMLLPFTGTARTDYEAGRGVLTIPTANANAALNALQINATNVAESDPLGGYLGTFGVHPKFNHVKTMFDTGELAFVANVGTLTQPGVTRANYATASKPPQLFSHSDQQVQWQSSIPDKPFTSGWGGRVADLLDPVYNPTTGNASMSVSISGVNSFQVSPTGVVAPYVMTSSGVVSFGGYGTNYASAVNNPSLLFQAANYKTGEQGRRLQAFENILQMTHASLLENAYNGVVMNARVTEGMVGTALQGTAGATAGTSTLDTVFNDAFVGSGFNANNDFTNQMKLVARLIAGRSSLANTRQIFFVQQGGFDTHTTQIPAGSNTGGHTGLMNNLNCTLKGFRDALTSLGVFDNVVTFTASDFTRTFTANKGDSSAGSDHAWGGHAIVMGGAVKGQRVYGKFPVLKLGAATNSIDSTGASGRWIPSSSVDQYASVLAKWLGVGDAQLANIFPNLSRFNSPSSAAANLDFLDFAV